One window from the genome of Polycladomyces zharkentensis encodes:
- a CDS encoding MerR family transcriptional regulator — protein MAWLKIEDVARETGLTKRAIRYYEEIGLFQPSQRSDSGYRLYTDADVQELKRVVDIKEVLGFSLQEIQQFMELGKRIEAYRRDYSQATDPAVKRQDIREMREALEQQLQMVEAKMRKMVTFQQEVQNMLTQLRKIEETMEGENEKRGFDDT, from the coding sequence ATGGCTTGGCTCAAAATTGAAGATGTCGCAAGGGAAACGGGATTGACAAAGCGGGCGATCCGTTATTACGAGGAGATTGGGTTGTTTCAGCCCAGCCAGCGCAGTGACAGCGGGTATCGCCTGTATACGGACGCAGATGTCCAAGAATTGAAACGTGTGGTGGACATCAAGGAGGTATTGGGATTTTCGTTGCAGGAGATCCAGCAGTTTATGGAGCTGGGCAAACGCATTGAGGCATATCGTCGGGATTACAGCCAAGCCACAGACCCGGCGGTGAAACGGCAGGATATCAGGGAGATGCGGGAAGCGCTGGAACAGCAGTTGCAGATGGTGGAAGCGAAAATGAGGAAGATGGTGACGTTTCAGCAAGAAGTGCAAAACATGTTGACCCAGCTCCGGAAGATAGAAGAGACAATGGAGGGAGAGAATGAAAAGCGTGGGTTCGATGATACCTGA
- a CDS encoding ABC transporter ATP-binding protein: MLKLERWTASQNRKTVLKDIQLSVHQGEIFAFLGPAGAGKTILLKTIAGLHPIQRGRIWLNGMDITAQSAHRRNVVMVFQEARLFPHMTVAENVDYGLRFRKLPPDERKNMVHNALTWVGMAEMADRMPSGLSTDQQRRVSFARALVLQPDLLLLDEPLRDLEPWVRQDLRNLLKELLHKLGMTAILSTREREEAVQLADRIAILHRGRILQEGTARQLVDKPAEPDVARWMGSAVLIRGVWRKRVWETDVGSFPVAAFPRTFPEGAVVSGVIYPCDLQTAGWSQPIGERTLRLEGKWMYSTDTGREYQHHIQLDNGVRVSVSSRRPLERSENGRVALLVEADRIPLFADEKHLL; the protein is encoded by the coding sequence ATGTTGAAGTTGGAAAGATGGACCGCATCGCAGAACAGAAAAACAGTGTTAAAGGACATTCAGCTATCGGTGCATCAAGGGGAAATTTTCGCCTTTCTCGGCCCGGCAGGTGCAGGAAAAACCATCCTGCTTAAAACCATTGCCGGGCTGCATCCGATTCAGCGGGGGCGCATCTGGTTAAACGGAATGGATATCACGGCACAGTCCGCCCATCGGCGCAATGTCGTGATGGTGTTTCAAGAAGCAAGGTTGTTTCCCCATATGACGGTGGCGGAAAATGTGGATTACGGGTTGCGTTTTCGGAAATTGCCTCCGGATGAACGGAAAAACATGGTGCACAACGCATTGACATGGGTCGGGATGGCGGAAATGGCAGACCGGATGCCATCCGGGCTTTCAACCGATCAGCAACGTCGCGTTTCATTTGCGCGTGCACTGGTGTTGCAACCCGATCTGTTGTTGCTGGACGAGCCGTTGAGAGACTTGGAACCGTGGGTGCGGCAAGATCTGCGGAACCTGCTGAAAGAATTGCTGCACAAGCTCGGAATGACGGCCATCCTCTCCACACGGGAACGCGAGGAAGCGGTTCAATTGGCGGATCGAATCGCCATCCTCCATCGAGGACGTATCCTGCAGGAGGGAACGGCCAGACAGTTGGTCGACAAACCGGCTGAACCCGATGTGGCGAGGTGGATGGGATCAGCCGTTCTGATCCGGGGAGTTTGGCGAAAACGAGTGTGGGAAACGGATGTCGGATCTTTCCCCGTTGCGGCGTTTCCCCGTACTTTTCCGGAAGGAGCGGTTGTCAGCGGTGTGATCTACCCCTGCGATCTCCAGACAGCCGGCTGGTCGCAGCCCATTGGAGAGCGAACGCTGCGATTGGAGGGCAAATGGATGTATTCCACAGATACGGGAAGGGAATATCAGCATCACATTCAGTTGGACAATGGTGTCCGGGTGTCTGTCTCCAGTCGACGCCCTTTGGAACGATCGGAAAACGGACGGGTTGCCCTGTTGGTGGAAGCGGACCGCATCCCATTGTTTGCAGATGAGAAACATTTGTTATAA
- a CDS encoding ABC transporter permease, with product MSSPDAWPALIQTIPQWLGVWLGSVAVGLVVTVLNLAVALPAAKVLFQVRWKGKPILPGFFLFVIVLLAFALGMMGMDKGPVGLALMVFVPTLPTSILMLTYAYQWIGKEMMEQASTLGASPIQVFWTITLPLLRPVIKVVSLLVFFTASGQSLLIRWMEGGRSLGIPVRIHDGLNRTTGMVCMFLFVASGIVALIWMWWMERKHNGRRSQGEGCG from the coding sequence ATGTCTTCACCAGATGCGTGGCCTGCATTGATTCAGACGATACCCCAGTGGCTGGGTGTATGGTTGGGTTCGGTGGCGGTGGGCTTGGTTGTGACGGTTCTCAATCTGGCGGTAGCATTACCTGCGGCAAAGGTGTTGTTTCAAGTGAGGTGGAAGGGAAAACCGATCCTGCCGGGCTTCTTTCTGTTCGTGATCGTACTGTTGGCTTTTGCCTTGGGCATGATGGGGATGGACAAGGGACCGGTGGGTTTGGCACTGATGGTGTTCGTTCCCACCCTCCCCACTTCCATCCTCATGTTGACCTATGCTTATCAATGGATCGGGAAAGAAATGATGGAGCAGGCCAGTACCTTGGGTGCCTCTCCGATCCAGGTGTTTTGGACGATCACCCTGCCCCTGCTGCGGCCCGTGATCAAAGTGGTTTCTTTGTTGGTTTTTTTCACCGCATCCGGACAATCCCTTTTGATCCGGTGGATGGAAGGCGGTCGTTCCCTTGGGATCCCCGTACGGATTCATGACGGTTTGAACCGCACGACTGGCATGGTTTGCATGTTCCTGTTTGTTGCTTCCGGTATCGTTGCACTGATCTGGATGTGGTGGATGGAACGAAAACACAACGGCAGACGTTCGCAAGGGGAGGGATGCGGTTGA
- the mnmA gene encoding tRNA 2-thiouridine(34) synthase MnmA codes for MSKKPRVVVGLSGGVDSSVSALLLKQQGYDVIGLFMKNWDDTDEFGNCTATEDFEDVRRVCAQIGIPYYSVNFEKEYRDKVFAYFLDEYRKGRTPNPDVMCNKEIKFGEFMEKALQLGADYIATGHYAQIRRRDGEVQLLRGADPNKDQTYFLYMVGKEQLARTLFPIGHLTKPEVRRIAEEAGLVTAKKKDSTGICFIGERDFKEFLSHYLPAQPGEMRTLDGEYKGRHDGLMYYTLGQRHGLGIGGSGTGEPWFVVGKDLENNILYVAQGHDHPALYSDSLIATDVHWISGEAPKDSFRCTAKFRYRQPDQEVVVHPREDGTMLVEFARPQRAVTPGQSVVLYDGDVCLGGGIIDTTHKKEAS; via the coding sequence ATGAGTAAAAAACCGCGGGTAGTCGTCGGCTTGTCCGGCGGCGTCGACTCGTCGGTCTCCGCACTCCTGTTGAAGCAACAAGGATATGACGTGATCGGTTTGTTCATGAAAAACTGGGATGACACCGATGAGTTCGGCAATTGCACCGCAACCGAAGACTTTGAAGATGTCCGGAGAGTCTGCGCCCAAATCGGGATCCCGTACTACTCGGTCAACTTCGAAAAGGAATACCGTGATAAAGTGTTCGCTTACTTTCTTGATGAATACCGCAAAGGCCGGACGCCCAACCCGGACGTGATGTGCAACAAGGAAATCAAATTCGGCGAATTCATGGAGAAAGCTCTGCAACTGGGAGCCGATTACATCGCCACCGGTCATTATGCCCAAATACGGCGAAGGGATGGAGAGGTTCAACTGCTGCGCGGGGCGGATCCCAATAAGGATCAAACGTATTTCCTTTATATGGTCGGCAAGGAACAGCTGGCACGTACACTGTTCCCCATCGGACACCTGACCAAACCGGAAGTGCGGCGCATCGCCGAAGAGGCCGGATTGGTCACCGCCAAAAAGAAAGATAGCACAGGAATCTGCTTTATCGGCGAGCGGGATTTTAAAGAGTTTTTAAGTCATTATCTCCCAGCCCAACCGGGGGAAATGCGCACCTTGGACGGTGAATACAAAGGTCGACACGACGGCCTGATGTACTACACATTGGGTCAGCGTCACGGTTTGGGGATCGGTGGTTCCGGAACGGGTGAGCCTTGGTTTGTGGTCGGCAAAGACTTGGAAAACAACATTCTTTATGTTGCACAGGGGCACGATCATCCCGCTCTGTATTCCGATTCCCTCATCGCCACCGACGTGCATTGGATCAGCGGGGAAGCGCCGAAGGATTCCTTCCGTTGTACCGCCAAATTTCGGTATCGCCAACCGGATCAGGAAGTGGTCGTGCATCCCCGGGAAGACGGCACGATGCTGGTGGAATTCGCCCGTCCGCAACGGGCCGTTACTCCCGGACAATCGGTGGTATTGTATGATGGCGATGTATGTCTCGGTGGCGGCATCATCGACACAACCCACAAAAAAGAGGCATCTTGA
- a CDS encoding MFS transporter has translation MKSVGSMIPDEHERRARRSILTTCLAALFGFMGIGVVDPILPIIANQIGATHWQVEMLFTSYIFMMAFIMIPSGILAARWGSKRIMVCGLFLVAVFASACAMSSTIGQLMAFRAGWGMGNAMFFATSMSILIGMAANLDQAMGYYEAALGMGMSFGPLLGGLLGQFGWRYPFVATSVLMLLAFVLTILLVQEPKGQASRRAGFGDFVSALAYRPFLLVAVAAMLYYYAFFTVLAYSPLLLKLDAISLGLIFFGWGVGLGIGSTKWAHGLLHRHSPMWVVRLGAGLMAAVLLLVLLSPNKVITIAVIVLSGFVSGLNNTAYSTLAIETSQAQRSIASGAYNFIRWLGAAVAPVTAGFASTFFPTAPYAIALCCMLICAGLLMSFKSTQTPVAS, from the coding sequence ATGAAAAGCGTGGGTTCGATGATACCTGATGAACATGAGCGACGGGCGCGGCGCAGTATTTTGACCACCTGTTTGGCGGCATTGTTCGGCTTTATGGGAATCGGTGTGGTGGACCCGATTTTGCCGATCATCGCCAATCAGATCGGCGCGACACACTGGCAGGTGGAAATGCTGTTTACCAGCTATATTTTCATGATGGCGTTCATCATGATCCCCAGCGGGATCTTGGCCGCGCGTTGGGGCAGCAAACGAATCATGGTGTGCGGACTTTTTCTGGTGGCGGTCTTTGCATCGGCTTGTGCGATGTCATCCACCATCGGCCAATTGATGGCATTTCGTGCCGGTTGGGGAATGGGCAATGCGATGTTTTTCGCCACATCCATGTCCATCCTGATCGGGATGGCTGCCAACTTGGATCAAGCCATGGGTTATTATGAGGCCGCTTTGGGGATGGGTATGTCGTTCGGTCCGCTGTTGGGCGGATTGCTCGGTCAGTTCGGATGGCGGTATCCGTTTGTGGCCACCAGTGTCCTGATGCTGTTGGCGTTTGTACTGACGATTCTCCTGGTTCAGGAGCCAAAAGGTCAGGCCAGCCGACGTGCCGGTTTCGGCGACTTTGTCTCCGCCCTCGCATATCGTCCTTTTCTGTTGGTGGCCGTGGCGGCGATGCTGTACTACTACGCCTTTTTCACCGTTTTGGCTTATTCACCCTTGTTGTTGAAGTTGGATGCCATTTCTTTGGGGCTGATTTTTTTCGGATGGGGTGTCGGTTTGGGGATCGGTTCCACCAAGTGGGCGCACGGATTGTTGCATCGCCATTCGCCGATGTGGGTGGTCCGTCTGGGAGCGGGACTGATGGCGGCCGTACTGCTGTTGGTGCTGCTGTCGCCCAACAAAGTGATCACGATCGCCGTGATCGTATTGTCGGGTTTTGTGTCCGGGTTGAACAACACCGCATATTCGACATTGGCGATTGAGACATCCCAAGCCCAACGGAGCATCGCTTCAGGTGCGTACAATTTCATTCGTTGGCTGGGTGCCGCCGTGGCACCCGTGACGGCCGGATTCGCCTCCACGTTCTTTCCGACGGCACCGTATGCGATCGCGTTATGCTGCATGCTGATTTGTGCAGGACTGCTGATGTCGTTCAAAAGCACGCAGACACCGGTTGCATCATGA
- a CDS encoding tetratricopeptide repeat protein: MGEQMIPLFDGVGHPVWLDREEFRKEVIPQHLEAEWNHPEELYTFVVQIFRDGFVEEADRGADRLLELYNRAEGVLLLKSLILLRKGEDEEAETLVRECMEKYPDRGMAHTFLARIYDKRGDREGVIDSLRRGLELEPNQETALLWWVDLTIEEGGKSKAIEELKPFVEKEGAWWPKLIAGRLHLEEGDTSAAVHLFNHVLEWFRSRRDEQTPPSFDEEIALMTVVTILSKHGCRDELITLCDQYCRTDHSTPFAVLDYAQALVEVGRIEEAVDRLQQASNFVLPEYVHLVERKLSELKQRFSLKI, translated from the coding sequence GTGGGAGAGCAGATGATTCCACTGTTCGACGGAGTCGGACATCCAGTGTGGTTGGACCGGGAAGAATTTCGCAAAGAGGTGATCCCCCAACATTTGGAGGCGGAATGGAATCATCCGGAGGAATTGTACACCTTTGTGGTGCAGATTTTTCGGGACGGTTTTGTTGAAGAAGCCGATCGCGGCGCCGACCGATTGCTGGAGTTGTACAACCGGGCTGAAGGTGTTCTTCTGTTGAAATCGCTGATCCTGTTGCGCAAGGGTGAAGACGAAGAAGCGGAAACCTTGGTGCGTGAATGCATGGAGAAGTACCCGGATCGTGGAATGGCACACACCTTCTTGGCCCGTATTTATGACAAACGGGGAGACCGGGAAGGTGTGATCGATTCGCTGCGCAGGGGACTGGAGCTGGAACCCAATCAGGAGACGGCACTGTTGTGGTGGGTCGATCTGACGATCGAAGAAGGCGGCAAGAGCAAGGCGATAGAGGAACTGAAGCCGTTTGTGGAGAAAGAAGGGGCTTGGTGGCCGAAATTGATCGCGGGTCGTCTTCATCTGGAAGAGGGGGACACCTCAGCAGCGGTTCATCTTTTCAACCATGTGCTGGAGTGGTTTCGATCCCGACGGGATGAACAGACGCCCCCGTCATTTGATGAAGAGATCGCGTTGATGACGGTCGTCACCATATTGAGCAAACACGGATGCCGGGACGAATTAATCACGCTGTGTGATCAGTATTGTCGGACGGATCACTCCACACCTTTTGCGGTTCTGGATTATGCACAGGCGCTGGTCGAAGTGGGGCGTATCGAGGAAGCGGTCGACCGGTTGCAACAAGCTTCCAACTTCGTCCTTCCCGAATATGTGCATTTGGTGGAACGAAAACTGTCGGAACTGAAGCAACGGTTTTCATTGAAAATCTGA
- the arcD gene encoding arginine-ornithine antiporter, whose translation MVKRKELNLFSLIAIVVGTMVGGGAFNLPSDLAVAANSGPVLIGWLITGVGMIALALVLQNLAVRRPDLDGGIYSFARAGFGEFLGFNSAWGYWVSALLGNVAYATLLFGSLSYFFPMFGKGNNLPSIVFASVLLWMLHFLILRGVREAALFNLIATIGKLVPIFLFLILMVFVFHWDVFVRDFWGTAQGFDWSVVKQQVKDTMLVTLWVFVGVEGAVVLSGRAKHRQDVGRATVIGLLGTMVIYVLISVLSMGALSRGTLAKLHEPSLAYVLEHVVGPWGAVIINLGLVISLLGAMLGWTLLAAELPYVAARDGIFPRWLGKENRNGSPSGSLWLTNGLIQLFIIIVLFSESTYQVAYSLASVAILLPYLFSALYQVKLVWTGEGYAEGESRGKDLLLGIVAALYALWLVYAAGLDFLLMTAILYALGIYFYISARRENGKKAFRGWELSLAAGILIAAGAAVYLIAVGQLSPAG comes from the coding sequence ATGGTGAAACGGAAAGAACTGAACTTGTTTTCGTTGATTGCAATTGTGGTCGGCACGATGGTGGGCGGTGGTGCGTTCAATCTGCCGAGCGACCTTGCCGTCGCGGCCAACAGTGGTCCTGTGCTTATTGGTTGGCTGATTACCGGGGTCGGAATGATTGCATTGGCATTGGTTTTGCAAAATTTGGCCGTGCGCCGTCCCGATCTGGACGGAGGGATCTACAGTTTTGCCCGGGCAGGATTTGGTGAATTTTTGGGATTCAACAGTGCATGGGGATACTGGGTGTCGGCGCTGTTGGGCAATGTGGCCTATGCTACTTTGTTGTTCGGTTCACTCAGTTATTTCTTCCCCATGTTTGGCAAAGGGAACAACCTTCCCTCCATCGTTTTTGCATCCGTTTTGCTGTGGATGCTCCACTTTCTGATTCTGCGCGGGGTGAGGGAAGCGGCGTTATTCAACCTCATCGCGACAATCGGAAAACTGGTGCCCATTTTCCTCTTTTTGATTCTGATGGTTTTTGTGTTTCACTGGGATGTTTTCGTCCGTGACTTTTGGGGAACGGCTCAGGGTTTCGATTGGTCGGTGGTCAAACAACAAGTGAAAGACACCATGCTGGTGACACTGTGGGTCTTTGTCGGGGTAGAAGGTGCCGTCGTGCTGTCCGGACGGGCCAAGCATCGACAAGATGTGGGCCGGGCCACGGTTATCGGACTGCTGGGCACGATGGTGATCTACGTTTTGATCTCTGTCCTCTCCATGGGCGCACTCAGCCGAGGGACGCTGGCGAAACTGCATGAGCCATCGCTGGCGTATGTGCTGGAACACGTTGTCGGACCCTGGGGAGCTGTGATCATCAACTTGGGATTGGTCATTTCCCTGTTGGGGGCGATGCTGGGTTGGACGCTTCTGGCCGCCGAATTGCCGTATGTGGCAGCCAGAGACGGAATCTTTCCCCGTTGGTTGGGCAAAGAAAACCGCAACGGCAGCCCGAGTGGGTCGTTGTGGTTGACCAACGGGCTGATTCAATTGTTCATCATCATCGTCCTCTTCTCTGAGTCGACCTATCAGGTGGCGTATTCATTGGCCAGTGTCGCCATTCTGCTGCCTTACCTGTTTTCGGCACTGTACCAGGTAAAACTGGTATGGACAGGTGAAGGGTACGCTGAGGGCGAATCCCGAGGCAAAGATTTGCTGCTTGGAATTGTGGCTGCGCTCTACGCGTTGTGGCTTGTTTATGCCGCCGGGTTGGATTTTCTTTTGATGACGGCGATTTTGTATGCGTTGGGCATTTACTTCTATATTTCCGCCCGCAGGGAAAATGGCAAAAAAGCATTTCGCGGTTGGGAATTGTCGCTTGCTGCCGGAATCCTCATCGCAGCCGGTGCGGCAGTCTATCTGATTGCTGTCGGCCAGTTGTCCCCGGCGGGTTGA
- a CDS encoding TrkH family potassium uptake protein — protein MDTVIGKNKRKLTPPQILVIGFAVTILIGALLLTLPISTENGQPLPFVDALFTSTSAVCVTGLVVRDTATTFSTFGELVIITLIQVGGLGFMTFATLLAILLGKRIGVKERLVLKEAFNQLKMAGIVQLVLYVVIITFTIEGLGMVALAFQWVPQFGWEKGLYYSFFHAVSAFNNAGFDLFGDVYGKFSGLTHFVESPIVNLTITSLIILGGVGFIVIVELLQYHRTKRLSLHTKLVLSVSAILIVSGMLLIMMVEWMNPKTLGPLSFGGKILAAYFQSVSPRTAGFNTVDIAGLYPTTQFLIVILMFVGASPSSTGGGIKTTTLAAILLSVWAMVRGHDDVESFRRRIPSTQVYKALTVTAAALTLVIAVTMVLTITESHYLGRDILPALFETVSAFGTVGLTMGFTPHLTVAGKLLIAFTMFAGRLGPVTIAFAVAKRNEYRPFRYPEERPLIG, from the coding sequence ATGGATACCGTTATTGGCAAGAACAAGCGAAAACTGACGCCTCCCCAGATTTTGGTAATCGGTTTTGCCGTTACCATCCTGATCGGGGCTTTGTTGCTCACATTGCCCATCTCTACGGAAAACGGTCAACCGCTGCCGTTTGTCGATGCACTTTTTACGTCTACTTCCGCCGTTTGTGTAACGGGGCTGGTTGTCCGGGATACGGCGACGACCTTCAGCACATTTGGAGAATTGGTCATCATCACCCTGATCCAGGTAGGCGGACTGGGTTTCATGACGTTTGCCACATTGTTGGCGATATTGTTGGGGAAGAGAATCGGAGTCAAAGAACGGCTGGTTTTAAAGGAAGCATTTAATCAGTTGAAAATGGCCGGTATCGTTCAATTGGTTTTGTATGTCGTCATCATCACCTTCACTATCGAAGGGCTGGGAATGGTCGCATTGGCCTTCCAGTGGGTACCGCAATTCGGTTGGGAAAAAGGCTTGTACTATTCCTTTTTTCATGCCGTTTCCGCCTTTAACAATGCCGGCTTCGACTTGTTCGGCGATGTGTACGGGAAATTTTCCGGGTTGACGCATTTTGTTGAATCGCCGATCGTCAATTTGACCATTACCAGTTTGATCATTCTCGGCGGGGTCGGTTTCATCGTCATCGTAGAGCTGTTGCAATACCATCGAACCAAACGGTTGAGTCTACATACCAAATTGGTGCTGTCCGTGTCGGCCATCTTGATCGTATCCGGCATGCTGTTGATCATGATGGTGGAATGGATGAACCCCAAAACACTGGGTCCCCTGTCTTTCGGCGGCAAAATCTTGGCCGCTTATTTCCAATCGGTTTCACCGCGGACAGCCGGATTCAATACAGTGGACATTGCAGGTTTGTATCCGACGACGCAATTTCTGATCGTGATTTTGATGTTCGTCGGGGCTTCTCCCAGTTCGACGGGAGGCGGGATCAAAACAACGACACTGGCTGCCATACTGTTGTCTGTGTGGGCCATGGTACGGGGGCATGACGATGTGGAGTCATTCCGTCGACGCATCCCGAGCACACAGGTGTATAAAGCGTTGACGGTCACGGCGGCCGCCTTGACGTTGGTGATTGCGGTGACGATGGTATTGACCATCACGGAAAGTCATTATTTGGGCCGTGACATCCTGCCGGCACTGTTTGAAACGGTATCTGCCTTCGGTACGGTGGGATTGACGATGGGATTTACGCCGCACTTGACGGTGGCGGGCAAACTGTTGATCGCGTTCACGATGTTTGCCGGACGGCTTGGACCGGTTACCATCGCATTTGCCGTCGCCAAACGGAATGAATATCGTCCGTTCCGATATCCGGAAGAACGACCGTTGATCGGATAA
- a CDS encoding S8 family peptidase, with protein sequence MRSRTKVLFAVLLALLLTVTGAFVPASAWYDPSSDQTVVNSGGDGYYFVELSDPAIAEYNGGIQGYAKTKPDEGAKISMQSEAVQSYAKRLQSKRDTVKNWLRRNAPKARVVTEYAITLNGLAVKTNGTDPSILRQAPGVKRVVKSIKYRPAMNVSHEIIRDIPMWKSGYDGKGIKVAVIDSGIDAKHPFLTDPALKTPDGFPKGDTRFTSNKVIVARVYSPDPTKTPEAIDSHGTHVAGTIAGIADYRDPSGTATKPLSGVAPKAYLGNYNVFPCNECEAESIYIAKAVEDAVRDGMDVANLSLGGPAEPGFDLLAEVVNAAVDAGMVTVISAGNEGPGPMTIGSPGTADKVITVAAVTNKHFIGLPIKVTVDGVEKTLPTGSSAPGGQIRTRVAAPLAVVTDDNGTACQGITADLTGKIAVIKRGGCTFTEKAAAAQEKGAVGVILINNSDGDPTSMLVEESVTIPMVMVSMNDGDWILKGQSASAVLEPLPVQEFATTNDSYIANFSSRGPTVNYTLKPDVAAVGVNVYSSVVGGGLASYNGTSMSAPHVAGAAALLQQAHPDWTPQDIKAALIGTGRDPKSAANPLEVGGGIIDVAAANKPVALANPASLSFKIVPPNGKNSSKTMQVTVQNPTKTKQTYYIVVDNNGNAKASTTYLTVKPGASGTFEVTVSGKGKTVGLDYTGYITLLAKNGKKIRIPYHYRVDHH encoded by the coding sequence ATGCGCAGCAGAACCAAAGTGTTGTTCGCAGTGTTGTTGGCCCTTTTGCTCACGGTTACCGGTGCTTTCGTACCGGCTTCCGCATGGTATGATCCTTCCAGCGATCAAACGGTGGTCAATTCGGGAGGAGACGGGTATTACTTTGTCGAGTTGAGTGATCCTGCCATTGCGGAGTACAACGGTGGAATCCAGGGATACGCCAAAACAAAGCCCGATGAGGGCGCCAAGATCAGTATGCAGTCCGAAGCCGTGCAATCCTACGCCAAACGACTGCAGAGCAAGCGAGACACGGTAAAAAATTGGCTCCGGAGAAATGCACCCAAAGCAAGGGTAGTGACAGAGTATGCGATCACTTTGAACGGTTTGGCCGTAAAGACCAACGGCACAGACCCGAGCATCCTGCGTCAGGCTCCCGGGGTCAAACGGGTGGTCAAAAGCATCAAGTACCGCCCGGCAATGAATGTGAGCCACGAGATCATCCGCGACATCCCGATGTGGAAATCCGGGTATGACGGGAAAGGGATCAAAGTGGCGGTGATCGACAGCGGGATCGACGCCAAACATCCTTTTCTGACCGATCCTGCTCTAAAGACTCCTGATGGCTTCCCCAAAGGGGACACCCGTTTTACCAGCAACAAGGTGATCGTCGCACGGGTTTACTCTCCGGACCCGACCAAAACACCCGAAGCGATCGACAGTCACGGTACGCACGTGGCGGGTACGATCGCCGGCATTGCGGATTACCGAGATCCGTCCGGTACAGCGACGAAACCTTTGAGCGGTGTCGCGCCGAAGGCATATTTGGGTAACTACAATGTATTTCCGTGCAACGAATGCGAAGCGGAAAGCATCTATATCGCCAAAGCGGTGGAGGACGCGGTACGGGACGGAATGGATGTGGCCAATCTGAGCTTGGGGGGGCCGGCCGAACCCGGGTTTGACCTGCTGGCGGAAGTGGTCAACGCGGCCGTCGACGCCGGGATGGTCACCGTCATCTCCGCAGGGAACGAAGGACCGGGACCGATGACCATCGGTTCTCCCGGAACGGCGGACAAGGTGATCACGGTTGCCGCTGTGACCAACAAGCACTTCATCGGTTTGCCCATCAAAGTGACGGTGGACGGAGTGGAAAAAACACTGCCGACCGGTTCCTCCGCACCTGGCGGACAAATCCGGACGCGCGTGGCAGCGCCGCTGGCCGTCGTTACCGATGACAACGGTACGGCCTGTCAGGGAATCACGGCCGATTTGACCGGCAAAATCGCCGTGATCAAGCGCGGTGGATGCACGTTTACGGAAAAAGCCGCAGCAGCTCAGGAAAAGGGAGCCGTCGGCGTGATTTTGATCAACAACAGTGATGGTGATCCCACTTCCATGTTGGTGGAAGAAAGCGTCACGATTCCGATGGTGATGGTGTCGATGAATGACGGGGATTGGATTTTGAAGGGACAATCGGCGTCCGCTGTGTTGGAACCCCTCCCCGTGCAGGAATTTGCCACGACCAACGACAGCTATATCGCCAACTTCTCCTCCAGGGGGCCGACGGTAAACTACACACTGAAGCCGGATGTGGCCGCTGTCGGGGTGAATGTCTACTCCAGCGTGGTGGGAGGCGGTCTGGCGTCATACAATGGCACCTCGATGTCGGCGCCCCATGTCGCCGGAGCGGCAGCCTTGTTGCAACAGGCACACCCCGACTGGACACCGCAGGACATCAAAGCGGCGTTGATCGGTACCGGAAGGGATCCGAAGAGCGCAGCCAACCCGTTGGAGGTGGGCGGCGGTATCATCGACGTGGCCGCGGCCAACAAGCCGGTCGCTCTGGCCAATCCGGCAAGCCTGAGTTTCAAAATCGTGCCGCCCAACGGGAAAAACAGCAGCAAGACCATGCAGGTAACGGTCCAAAACCCCACAAAAACCAAACAGACGTATTACATCGTCGTTGACAACAATGGAAATGCCAAAGCAAGCACCACCTATCTCACCGTCAAACCGGGAGCTTCGGGGACGTTCGAGGTTACGGTTTCCGGCAAAGGAAAAACGGTGGGTCTGGATTATACCGGATATATCACGTTATTGGCCAAAAACGGCAAAAAGATTCGCATCCCGTACCACTATCGCGTGGATCATCACTAA